In a genomic window of Brassica rapa cultivar Chiifu-401-42 chromosome A10, CAAS_Brap_v3.01, whole genome shotgun sequence:
- the LOC103845322 gene encoding protein GRAVITROPIC IN THE LIGHT 1, whose translation MLPGILLCSLNPRNHSKKKKSERESLDTDPKDIDYWYSVQFNRDPPRFALRSENNNNHRSRIGEFCKTKKRGEMANKVSNFSDLIQRVTASCLLHPLSAGRQDLAANRRGEYDSEEGEIRYEDASENENGEEDETVRGKSKSGGSVVSVEAVQEMEVVMEEVFTAAAALKRAYVALQDAHSPWDPEKMHDADVAMVAELRRIGTLRERFRRMKGGGRRRNDGGRGMLREAVAPYEAVVKELKKEAKAKDAEIENLKEKVKAMVNGNGNGGKKHRLLSSRKVNCTTQVAVSPVPELFEMTMSQVKEASKSFTGILLSLMRAARWDIAAAVRSIEAASAASDGGMSTTASALASSVPNGHAKFALESYICRKIFQGFDHETFYMDGSLSSLINPDQYRRDCFAQFKDMKAMDPMELLGILPTCHFGKFCSKKYLSIIHNKMEESLFGDSEQREVVLAGNHPRSQFYGEFLGLAKAVWLLHLLAFSLDPSPSHFEANRGAEYHSQYMESVVRFPDGRVPAGQVVGFPVCPGFKLSHQGKGSIIKSRVYLVPRA comes from the exons ATGTTGCCAGGCATACTGTTATGCTCACTTAATCCCAGGAATCACAG caagaagaagaagagtgaaagAGAGAGCTTAGATACTGATCCCAAGGACATTGACTACTGGTACTCTGTTCAGTTCAACCGAGATCCTCCCAGATTCGCTCTTCGATCGGAGAACAACAACAATCACCGTTCTCGCAT TGGTGAATTCTGCAAGACGAAGAAGCGAGGAGAAATGGCGAACAAGGTCTCAAACTTCTCGGATCTGATTCAGCGAGTGACTGCTTCGTGTTTGCTCCATCCACTCTCCGCCGGCCGGCAAGATCTCGCCGCGAACCGCCGGGGAGAGTACGATTCCGAAGAAGGAGAGATTCGGTACGAAGACGCCTCGGAGAACGAGAACGGCGAGGAAGACGAGACGGTTAGGGGTAAGAGCAAGAGCGGAGGGAGCGTTGTGAGCGTGGAGGCGGTTCAGGAGATGGAGGTGGTGATGGAGGAAGTGTTCACTGCGGCTGCAGCTCTGAAGAGAGCTTACGTGGCGCTTCAGGACGCTCACTCTCCTTGGGATCCGGAGAAGATGCACGACGCTGACGTGGCGATGGTTGCTGAGCTGAGGAGGATCGGGACTCTTAGAGAGAGATTCAGGAGGATGAAGGGCGGTGGCCGGAGGAGGAACGACGGAGGCAGAGGAATGCTGAGAGAGGCGGTGGCGCCGTACGAAGCCGTCGTGAAGGAGCTGAAGAAAGAAGCCAAGGCGAAAGACGCTGAGATTGAGAATCTCAAGGAGAAAGTCAAAGCAATGGTCAACGGTAACGGTAACGGAGGCAAGAAACACCGTTTGCTTTCGAGCCGGAAAGTTAACTGCACCACGCAAGTCGCTGTATCTCCCGTGCCGGAGCTTTTCGAGATGACGATGAGTCAGGTGAAAGAAGCGTCGAAGTCCTTCACAGGGATTCTACTGTCTCTGATGCGAGCTGCGCGTTGGGACATTGCAGCTGCTGTTCGGTCTATTGAAGCTGCTTCGGCTGCATCAGACGGTGGCATGTCTACTACAGCTTCTGCGTTAGCTTCCTCTGTCCCCAACGGGCACGCGAAGTTCGCTCTTGAGTCTTACATCTGTAGAAAAATCTTCCAAGGGTTTGATCACGAGACGTTTTACATGGACGGAAGCTTGTCATCTCTTATCAACCCTGATCAGTACCGTCGTGACTGCTTTGCTCAGTTCAAAGACATGAAGGCAATGGACCCCATGGAGCTGCTAGGGATCTTACCGACTTGCCATTTTGGTAAGTTCTGCTCGAAGAAGTACCTTTCGATCATTCACAACAAGATGGAGGAGTCCTTGTTCGGGGACTCGGAGCAAAGGGAGGTGGTTCTTGCTGGTAACCATCCAAGAAGTCAGTTCTATGGAGAGTTTTTGGGGTTAGCCAAAGCGGTGTGGCTGCTTCATCTCTTGGCGTTTTCGCTGGATCCATCCCCGAGTCACTTTGAAGCAAACAGAGGAGCAGAGTATCACTCTCAGTACATGGAGAGTGTGGTGAGGTTTCCCGATGGCCGTGTTCCTGCGGGTCAGGTGGTGGGGTTTCCTGTGTGCCCAGGATTCAAGCTTAGCCATCAAGGGAAAGGATCGATCATCAAATCCAGAGTTTACTTGGTTCCAAGGGCGTAA